A region from the Vicia villosa cultivar HV-30 ecotype Madison, WI linkage group LG3, Vvil1.0, whole genome shotgun sequence genome encodes:
- the LOC131657391 gene encoding inactive protein kinase SELMODRAFT_444075-like, whose amino-acid sequence MSTESQTIVVIQDASRDVGLKAIEKVLKKLAVKAGDQLIIVAILNWFSSPMGYMVTVDSSYFVSTNKKIIEENFSKRKNDYPMNRYINKLSKYCQINKIEFQLEVHAGPAPQVISEAATKFQPTTLILDRYIHRNMKNFMDRIPCGMYRITSDNSIEKLKDPKSLASKFSERQENVSYSEMIPGSEDDGVSLQMSKSSSTDLFTSGVSSTDNASTSGVGSSEYVLQKYQMGEFLAEQEKQERRSLFHICENQESNGTEVNQKEIQIENAAYNMEEEFTNPACSVCNNKRLKIGSKRDFSYLELYAATQGFSAKNFLSEGGFGSVYKGQLNGMTIAVKQHKSASFQGEKEFRSEVNVLRRARHENVVMLLGSCSEGNNRLLVYEYVCNGSLDQHLSEHSRSPLTWEDRIKVAIGAAKGLLYLHKNNIIHRDVRPNNILVTHDHQPLIGDFGLARTHNKDLTHSTEVVGTWGYLAPEYAEYGKVSSRTDVYSFGVVLLQLITGMRTTDKRLGGRSLVGWARPLLRERNYPDLIDERIIDSHDYHQLFWMIRLAEKCLSKDPKKRLSMVAIVNALSDISEGNTCDIGTGDYSPARSDSSYSESEFDENEDIIHGNFEEDSELLSTISESIEGNDTISQMRHMSVRQPPSPPIKSMCSSGSNSFQFSDESYSDYEAHCERDAEMVTYRIGLLNNS is encoded by the exons ATGAGTACAGAAAGTCAAACAATAGTGGTGATCCAAGATGCATCAAGAGATGTTGGTTTAAAGGCAATAGAAAAGGTCCTCAAAAAGCTAGCAGTTAAAGCTGGAGATCAGCTTATAATTGTTGCCATTCTTAACTGGTTTAGCAGTCCTA TGGGATACATGGTCACAGTTGATTCGAGTTATTTTGTTTCAACGAACAAGAAAATTATTGAAGAAAACTTTAGCAAGAGAAAGAATGACTATCCGATGAATCGGTATATCAACAAGCTCTCTAAGTATTGTCAAATCAATAAG ATTGAATTCCAACTAGAAGTGCATGCAGGACCAGCTCCTCAGGTGATTTCTGAGGCTGCAACTAAATTTCAACCTACAACTTTGATACTTGATAG GTATATCCACAGAAACATGAAGAATTTCATGGACAGGATCCCTTGTGGTATGTATAGGATAACAAGCGATAACTCCATTGAAAAGCTGAAAGATCCGAAATCATTAGCTTCGAAATTTTCTGAAAGGCAAGAAAATGTAAGCTATTCAGAAATGATACCGGGAAGTGAAGACGATGGAGTTTCTCTTCAGA TGTCCAAGTCTTCGTCTACCGATCTTTTCACGTCCGGAGTTTCAAGTACCGATAATGCATCTACTTCTGGCGTTGGAAGTTCAGAATACGTCCTTCAGAAATACCAAATGGGAGAGTTTCTTGCGGAGCAAGAAAAACAAGAGAGACGATCACTATTTCATATATGTGAAAATCAAGAATCGAACGGAACAGAAGtaaatcaaaaggagatacaaatTGAGAATGCAGCATATAATATGGAGGAGGAGTTCACAAATCCAGCTTGTTCGGTATGCAACAATAAAAGACTGAAAATCGGATCGAAAAGAGACTTCAGTTACTTGGAGCTCTACGCTGCTACGCAGGGATTTTCTGCTAAGAACTTTCTGTCGGAAGGTGGGTTTGGATCGGTCTACAAAGGACAACTAAACGGAATGACAATTGCGGTTAAGCAACATAAAAGTGCAAGCTTTCAAGGAGAGAAGGAGTTTAGGTCTGAAGTCAATGTACTTAGAAGAGCAAGACATGAAAATGTGGTCATGCTTTTAGGTTCATGTTCAGAAGGGAATAATAGGCTTCTTGTTTATGAATATGTCTGCAATGGCTCACTTGATCAACATCTCTCCG AACACTCAAGATCGCCTCTTACTTGGGAAGATAGGATCAAAGTAGCTATTGGAGCGGCCAAAGGCTTACTATACTTGCACAAAAATAACATCATACACAGAGATGTCAGACCAAATAATATTCTTGTAACACATGATCATCAACCATTG ATAGGAGATTTTGGACTAGCAAGAACTCACAACAAAGATTTGACACACTCGACGGAAGTTGTTGGTACCTGGGGTTATTTGGCACCAGAATATGCCGAATATGGCAAAGTGTCGAGTAGAACCGATGTATATTCTTTTGGAGTGGTTCTACTACAGCTTATCACTGGAATGAGAACTACAGACAAAAGACTTGGAGGAAGAAGCCTCGTCGGATGG GCAAGGCCACttttaagagaaagaaattatCCAGATCTAATTGATGAAAGGATCATTGATAGCCATGATTACCATCAATTATTTTGGATGATAAGACTAGCTGAGAAATGTCTAAGCAAGGATCCTAAGAAAAGGCTAAGTATGGTTGCG ATTGTTAATGCATTGAGTGACATTTCGGAAGGAAACACGTGTGACATTGGAACGGGAGATTACTCGCCTGCAAGGTCAGATTCATCTTATAGTGAATCAGAATTCGATGAAAATGAAGATATTATACACGGAAACTTTGAGGAGGACAGCGAGTTACTAAGCACGATTTCAGAATCCATAGAAGGAAATGATACCATTAGTCAGATGAGACATATGAGTGTGAGGCAGCCACCATCTCCTCCGATTAAAAGCATGTGTTCGAGCGGCTCAAACTCGTTTCAGTTTTCGGATGAATCGTATAGTGATTACGAAGCACATTGTGAAAGGGATGCAGAAATGGTAACATACAGAATTGGTTTACTCAACAACTCTTAG
- the LOC131593569 gene encoding transcription factor MYB65-like, which yields MSRVKKENEDDMRCNDQSQSRLNGEGNRGSVGVGGGVVLKKGPWTVAEDTILIEYVQKHGEGNWNAVQKHSGLFRCGKSCRLRWANHLRPNLKKGSFTADEEQLIAQLHLEMGNRWARMAAHLPGRTDNEIKNYWNTRTKRRNRAGLPLYPPEVRKKQGSQRGQDTVGIDNGDRGHHGFLPKNNYEMHDVMFENLKENQGILPITAVPENPDISANSILLNSLDSPPYCNSVPSTLPNHHHLRESTMSFLGSSGTNKNWFYPLYHVQDHSSDKIVQSFGLHSPLDPGFSSHNSMYYRHSLSNGNSSTSKPTSKAVKLELPSLQYPETGFGGWGSTFPSPPLNESVDVFNQSPLPHGALESGCSSPRNSGTLEDIIYQKKTLPNSMNNCSDKSSHSSTATPVERAESSALNMNETEWEDYTDHASSFGATSILNECHAVNTNANSWDKLTPAQNFNGNNVKYEPVDQVCTPKSENQGMSMLNITWPDVLLASDWHEQCYGHEKNMTEAGDNLTDYKHVAGGTYSSSTGGCFMHMA from the exons ATGAGTCGTGTGAAAAAGGAGAATGAAGATGATATGCGCTGCAATGATCAATCACAGTCGCGGTTGAATGGTGAGGGTAACAGGGGAAGTGTTGGTGTTGGTGGTGGAGTTGTTCTGAAGAAAGGGCCGTGGACAGTTGCAGAAGATACTATTTTGATTGAATATGTCCAGAAGCATGGCGAGGGGAACTGGAATGCTGTTCAGAAGCATTCGGGCCTGTTTCGATGTGGAAAAAGCTGCCGACTGAGATGGGCGAATCACTTAAGGCCAAATTTAAAGAAAGGGTCATTTACTGCAGATGAGGAGCAGTTGATTGCTCAACTCCATTTAGAAATGGGAAACAGATGGGCACGTATGGCAGCGCAC TTACCTGGTCGTACGGATAACGAAATAAAGAACTACTGGAATACCAGGACCAAGAGGCGTAATCGGGCTGGCTTGCCACTTTATCCTCCAGAAGTGCGAAAAAAGCAAGGGAGTCAACGTGGCCAAGACACTGTTGGAATCGATAATGGTGATAGAGGGCATCATGGTTTCTTGCCGAAAAACAACTATGAGATGCATGATGTaatgtttgaaaatttgaaagaaaatCAAGGAATTTTGCCTATTACAGCTGTGCCTGAGAATCCTGATATTTCTGCAAATAGCATTCTGCTAAACAGTCTTGATTCTCCTCCATATTGTAATTCTGTGCCATCAACACTACCTAACCATCACCATCTTCGAGAATCAACGATGTCTTTTCTTGGTTCAAGTGGAACGAACAAGAATTGGTTTTATCCACTTTACCATGTTCAGGATCATAGTTCTGATAAGATTGTACAATCATTCGGTTTGCATTCTCCGCTTGATCCTGGTTTCTCCTCACATAACTCAATGTATTACCGCCATTCCTTATCAAATGGCAATTCCTCCACTTCTAAGCCGACATCCAAGGCTGTGAAGTTGGAGCTCCCTTCACTCCAATATCCAGAAACCGGCTTTGGTGGCTGGGGAAGTACTTTTCCCTCACCTCCATTGAATGAGTCTGTTGATGTATTCAATCAGTCTCCTCTGCCACATGGTGCGCTAGAGTCCGGTTGTTCTTCCCCACGTAATAGTGGGACACTCGAGGACATAATTTATCAGAAGAAGACTCTTCCAAATTCAATGAACAACTGTTCTGACAAGAGTTCACATTCATCTACTGCAACTCCTGTTGAAAGAGCTGAGAGTTCTGCTTTGAACATGAATGAAACAGAATGGGAAGATTACACTGACCATGCATCTTCCTTTGGTGCAACCTCAATCCTGAATGAGTGTCATGCTGTTAACACCAACGCAAACTCGTGGGATAAATTGACACCTGCTCAGAACTTTAATG GCAACAATGTGAAATATGAGCCTGTTGACCAAGTTTGTACCCCAAAGAGCGAAAATCAAGGTATGTCTATGTTGAACATCACTTGGCCAGATGTATTGTTAGCTTCAGATTGGCATGAGCAGTGCTATGGGCATGAGAAGAACATGACTGAGGCCGGTGACAACCTAACCGATTATAAACATGTGGCTGGTGGGACTTATTCTTCAAGTACAGGGGGTTGCTTTATGCACATGGCATAA
- the LOC131659948 gene encoding proline-rich receptor-like protein kinase PERK8 — protein sequence MSHSHNQTVEQFPLKSICLMCYNNRPKLDWPIRDFTYAELHAATQGFSIKNFLSEGGFGSVYKGEILGQKIAVKQCIHANHKQEKEFKSEVDALTKARHENVVMFLGSCSEGNNRFLVYEFVCNGSLDQHLSQYSRKPLCWQDRVKVANGAAKGLLYLHQNNIIHRDIKPNNILLTHDCEVLLGDFGLAKIVSEEFSCSIECPGNLAYWAPEYAAFGKVSNKTDVYSFGVVLVELITGMKTTDKRLGGKNLVGWARPLLRQGNCQKLVDGRIMDSHDCHQLFWLSRLAGNCLNKDPQKRLDMNTVVKALTHIEEGCSGCIVGKDSIAMSSYSKSKDDMQDSTEADDESGNIGSSSITANCKNLKL from the exons ATGTCTCATTCTCACAATCAAACAGTTGAACAATTTCCATTGAAATCCATTTGCTTAATGTGCTACAACAATAGACCAAAACTTGATTGGCCAATAAGAGACTTCACATATGCTGAGTTGCATGCAGCCACACAAGGCTTTTCCATAAAGAATTTTTTATCAGAAGGTGGATTTGGTTCTGTCTACAAAGGAGAGATTCTTGGACAGAAGATTGCTGTTAAGCAATGCATTCATGCGAATCACAAACAAGAGAAGGAGTTTAAGTCCGAAGTCGATGCATTAACAAAAGCAAGACATGAGAATGTTGTCATGTTTCTCGGATCTTGTTCGGAAGGAAATAATAGGTTTCTTGTTTACGAATTCGTCTGCAACGGCTCACTCGATCAACATTTATCAC AATATTCTCGGAAACCTCTTTGTTGGCAAGATAGGGTGAAAGTTGCGAATGGAGCTGCCAAAGGCTTGTTATACCTTCATCAGAATAACATCATACATAGAGATATAAAACCAAACAACATACTTCTTACACATGATTGTGAAGTTTTG CTAGGTGATTTTGGTTTGGCTAAAATTGTAAGTGAAGAATTCTCATGTTCAATAGAATGTCCTGGAAATTTGGCATATTGGGCACCAGAATATGCAGCATTTGGTAAAGTATCAAATAAAACAGATGTGTATTCCTTCGGAGTGGTTCTAGTTGAACTTATAACTGGAATGAAGACTACAGACAAAAGACTTGGTGGAAAGAATCTAGTGGGATGG GCTAGACCATTACTAAGACAAGGGAACTGTCAAAAACTTGTtgatggaaggataatggattcACATGACTGTCATCAACTTTTCTGGTTGAGTCGTCTAGCCGGAAATTGTCTGAACAAAGATCCTCAGAAACGATTGGATATGAACACA GTGGTCAAAGCCTTAACACATATAGAGGAAGGTTGCAGTGGCTGCATAGTGGGAAAAGACAGTATTGCTATGTCAAGCTATTCTAAATCAAAAGATGATATGCAGGACTCTACAGAAGCAGATGATGAAAGTGGAAATATTGGAAGCAGTTCCATCACTGCAAATTGCAAAAACCTCAAATTATAA